From Streptomyces durmitorensis, a single genomic window includes:
- the pepN gene encoding aminopeptidase N — MPGENLSRDEAQERAALLSVDGYEVFLDLRSAIGESVQEPRTFRSVTTIRFRSAEPGAASFADLIAPSVTALSLNGKDLDPSEVFDGTRITLEDLAAENELVVDAQCAYSRTGEGMHRFVDPEDGEVYLYTQYEPADSRRVFANFEQPDLKAPFRFSVQAPDGWTAWSNGSGELVDGVWKFAETKPISTYITAVVAGPYHYVTDSYSRTFDDGTTLDIPLGAMCRKGLAKHFDADDVFLVTKQGLDFFHDHFDYPYPFGKYDQAFVPEYNLGAMENPGCVTFREEFIFRGKVTQASYERRANVILHEMAHMWFGDLVTMRWWDDLWLKESFADFMGSFSMVEATRFTNGWITFANNRKAWAYRADQLPSTHPVTADIRDLEDAKLNFDGITYAKGASVLKQLVAYVGRDAFLEGARRYFKRHAYGNTRLGDLLSVLEETSGRDMASWSQAWLQTAGVNSLTPQVILNAEGRITELSVVQEAAESHPELRPHRVAVGLYRRSPEGELTRYARAEVDVDGPRTVVSELAGEEAPDLVLVNDDDLTYCKIRFDETSLDTLRAHLGDITDPLARALCWSALWSLTRDGLMPARDFIGLVLRFAGRESDIGVLQMLHSWADSALTFYAAPEWREEGGRALAEGALRELRIAEPGSQNQLTWARFFAAVASSEADLQLLRTLLEGTAKIDGLDVDQELRWAFLGPLAAHGVADEQMLAAELVRDDTASGKRHQVRCLAARPSEAVKAQAWASVVESDSLSNALVGATISGFAQSSQRELTAPYAERYFAAIERVWAERSIQIGMDVVKGLFPHLQDSRSTVDAADAWLASHESAAPALRRLVLEARDDLARSLRAQACDAAAVS; from the coding sequence TTGTCCGTCGACGGGTACGAGGTCTTTCTCGACCTGCGCTCCGCGATCGGCGAGAGCGTCCAGGAGCCGCGCACGTTCCGCTCCGTCACCACGATCCGCTTCCGCTCCGCCGAACCCGGCGCCGCGAGCTTCGCCGATCTGATCGCCCCGAGCGTCACGGCACTCTCCCTCAACGGCAAGGACCTGGACCCCTCCGAGGTCTTCGACGGCACCCGGATCACGCTTGAGGACCTGGCCGCGGAGAACGAACTGGTGGTGGACGCCCAGTGCGCCTACAGCCGCACCGGCGAGGGCATGCACCGCTTCGTCGACCCGGAGGACGGCGAGGTCTATCTCTACACGCAGTACGAACCGGCGGACTCACGGCGCGTCTTCGCCAACTTCGAGCAGCCCGACCTGAAGGCGCCTTTCCGGTTCTCGGTGCAGGCCCCCGACGGCTGGACCGCCTGGTCGAACGGCTCCGGTGAACTGGTCGACGGCGTATGGAAGTTCGCCGAGACGAAGCCGATCTCGACGTACATCACGGCTGTCGTCGCGGGTCCGTACCACTACGTGACGGATTCCTACAGCCGCACGTTCGACGACGGCACGACGCTGGACATCCCGCTCGGCGCGATGTGCAGGAAGGGCCTGGCCAAGCACTTCGACGCGGACGACGTCTTCCTGGTCACCAAGCAGGGGCTCGACTTCTTCCACGACCACTTCGACTACCCCTACCCCTTCGGGAAGTACGACCAGGCCTTCGTCCCCGAGTACAACCTGGGCGCGATGGAGAACCCCGGCTGCGTGACCTTCCGCGAGGAGTTCATCTTCCGCGGCAAGGTCACCCAGGCGTCGTACGAGCGCCGGGCCAACGTCATCCTGCACGAGATGGCGCACATGTGGTTCGGCGACCTGGTCACGATGCGCTGGTGGGACGACCTGTGGCTCAAGGAGTCCTTCGCCGACTTCATGGGCTCCTTCTCGATGGTCGAGGCGACGCGCTTCACCAACGGCTGGATCACCTTCGCCAACAACCGCAAGGCGTGGGCCTACCGCGCCGACCAGCTGCCCTCCACGCACCCGGTCACGGCCGACATCCGCGACCTGGAGGACGCCAAGCTCAACTTCGACGGGATCACGTACGCGAAGGGCGCATCAGTACTGAAGCAGCTCGTCGCCTACGTGGGCCGTGACGCGTTCCTCGAAGGCGCCCGGCGCTACTTCAAGCGCCACGCGTACGGGAACACCCGGCTCGGCGACCTCCTCTCGGTCCTTGAGGAGACCTCCGGGCGCGACATGGCGTCCTGGTCGCAGGCCTGGCTGCAGACGGCGGGCGTCAACTCCCTTACTCCGCAGGTCATTCTGAACGCGGAGGGCCGGATCACCGAGCTCTCCGTGGTGCAGGAGGCCGCCGAGTCCCACCCCGAACTGCGGCCGCACCGCGTGGCGGTGGGTCTGTACCGCCGCTCCCCCGAGGGCGAGCTGACGCGGTACGCACGCGCGGAGGTGGACGTCGACGGGCCGCGCACGGTCGTGTCCGAGCTGGCCGGCGAGGAGGCTCCCGACCTGGTCCTGGTCAACGACGACGACCTGACCTACTGCAAGATCCGCTTCGATGAGACCTCCCTCGACACGCTGCGGGCGCACCTCGGCGACATCACCGACCCGCTGGCCCGCGCGCTGTGCTGGTCCGCGCTGTGGAGCCTCACCCGGGACGGGCTCATGCCCGCGCGGGACTTCATCGGGCTCGTGCTGCGGTTCGCGGGGCGCGAGAGCGACATCGGGGTCCTGCAGATGCTGCACTCGTGGGCGGACTCGGCCCTCACGTTCTACGCGGCCCCCGAGTGGCGCGAGGAGGGCGGGCGCGCGCTCGCCGAGGGCGCGCTGCGGGAGCTGCGGATCGCGGAGCCCGGCAGCCAGAACCAGCTGACGTGGGCGAGGTTCTTCGCCGCGGTGGCCTCATCCGAGGCCGATCTTCAGCTGCTGCGGACCCTCCTTGAGGGGACGGCGAAGATCGACGGCCTGGACGTCGACCAGGAGCTGCGCTGGGCCTTCCTCGGCCCGCTGGCCGCGCACGGCGTCGCCGACGAGCAGATGCTCGCCGCCGAGCTGGTCCGGGACGACACGGCATCGGGCAAGCGGCACCAGGTGCGGTGCCTGGCCGCGCGGCCTTCCGAGGCGGTCAAGGCGCAGGCGTGGGCCTCCGTGGTGGAGTCCGACTCCCTGTCCAACGCGCTGGTGGGGGCGACGATCTCCGGCTTCGCCCAGTCCTCGCAGCGGGAGCTGACCGCTCCTTACGCGGAGCGGTACTTCGCCGCCATCGAGCGGGTGTGGGCCGAGCGGTCCATCCAGATCGGGATGGACGTGGTGAAGGGGCTGTTCCCGCACCTCCAGGACAGCCGGTCCACGGTGGACGCCGCCGACGCGTGGCTCGCCTCGCACGAGTCGGCCGCGCCCGCGCTGCGGCGGCTCGTGCTGGAAGCCAGGGACGACCTCGCGCGGTCGCTGCGGGCGCAGGCCTGCGACGCGGCCGCCGTTTCCTAG